TTCCTGGTGGCTGCTCTATCATCAGTACTGGCCGGACTCTGTTACGCAGAGTTTGGGGCCCGTGTCCCCAAGACTGGTTCTGCCTATCTCTACAGCTATGTCACTGTTGGTGAGATCTGGGCTTTCATAACCGGCTGGAACCTCATCCTCTCCTATGTGATAGGTACAAggctgggcagggtgctggacTGTGTGCCCAGGCTCCTTCCCGCACCACACTGGCAGTGTGAGGGGCTCATGGGGTAGTATGTGGTGCTGTAGGAGCAGGGTGTGGGGTGCAATCAGGAGGGAGGTGGATGCTGGGGTGGGGGTAGtcagtgctgctctgccctgggctcaGGCTGATGCACAGATTTGCCATCAACCAGGCACAGCCAGTGTGGCTCGAGCCTGGAGTGCAGCATTCGACAACATAATTGGCAACCAGATCTCCACCTTCTTCAAGAACAAGACCACAGTGCACCTGCCAGGAGTGCTGGCTGAGCGCCCGGACTTCTTTGCCCTGATCTTGATTGGGCTGCTCACTGGTGAGTGTGTAGGATTAGCTTGTGGCACTGTGGCTGGTGGCATGGGAGCCTGCTGGATCCTCACTCACTTCTTCCATCCCTGCAGCGCTTCTGGCCTTTGGCGTCAGTGAATCTGCCATTGTGAACAAAATCTTCACGGCAGTGAACTTGGTGGTGCTGATCTTTGTCATCATTGCTGGCTTTGTGAAAGGAGACATCAAGAACTGGCAGCTCTCAGAGGAGGACTACATGAACTGCTCAGACCAGGACCTGCTGGATGGCACCAGGTAAGGAGACCAACTGTGCCAGGCCAGGGTCTGTCACAGAGCTGGCAACCACCCTACTGTCCATGCACTCCATAGCAGCAGCTCTTCTCCCTCATTTCCAGGAAAACCAGCTTTGGCTCTGGTGGGTTTGTTCCCTTTGGACTGGAAGGGATCCTGACTGGTGCTGCCACCTGTTTCTATGCCTTTGTGGGCTTTGACTGCATCGCCACCACAGGTACCATCTTGGGTGAGGGCAGCATGGACATTTCCACAGTGCAGCTGGCATCTGGCTGGAACCTGCCAGGGAGGATGCTCCATGGCATGGGAAGCAGCCTGTCCCACTGCTCCTGGGAGGTTTCCCCATGGTGATTCTGTTCCCAGTTGGGCCAGCACAAAAGAGCTCACGCTCTACCCTCCCCTCAGAAAAGGGGCTCCCCATGCTGCACCTGGcctgcaccagcagctcccGGGGCAGTGGGgagtttttctgctgctgggtcAAGGCTGGTATGTCCTGGTTATTTCCCAGCCTCAAGCAATGTTTTTGTAAATAACCGGGTTCATGCATAGCCACTGCTTTCTGGCGCACAGGGAGCCCACTTAAGTTCTTCTCATTCCCCCAGGAATGTACTTAGTGGGTGGCTGGTACAGGCTGTTCTGCCTGACCTTCCTGCCTGTGCCTCCCTGCCCACGGGGGCTGCGCAATGCCTTTGCAAAGGCCAGGGGGCATAGGACACAATGAATGTGTTGCTCTGCATTCAGTGAGCTCTGTCGGGTGTGGGAGCAGTTGGTGGGGGCAGAGGACCAGCGTTGCCCTGGGAGATGTGAGCCCAactgctgggcagctgcagccacacacctctgctctcagcagtgTTGAAGCCTCTGccaacacagcagcacagctcaggatGCCCTTGTCTCCAGCAGTCCCTGCCTGCTGTTGCCCAGCCCAGTGCTGTCATGGAAGGAGCCTGCTGCAGCTTGTCCCCTGGGCCCAGCTGCCCTGCACTGTGCTGTGGAGCAGGTTGGACACTGCCTCTTGTCTCCACACAGGGGAGGAAGCCAGAAACCCACAGCGCTCTATCCCCATTGGTATCATTGTGTCCCTCCTCATCTGCTTCATGGCTTATTTTGGGGTGTCTGCGGCCCTAACCCTCATGGTACCCTACTTCCTCCTGAACAAGGAGAGCCCACTGCCTGAGGCTTTTAAGGCTGTGGGCTGGGAGCCTGCCCGCTATGCTGTTGCTGTTGGATCACTCTGTGCTCTCTCCACCAGGTAGGATTGGCACTGTCTGGCACAGTATGGGGACTAATAGCATGtgtcccagctgggctgggtttgccctctctggctgctgtgctgctcccaggACAGAGCTAGCCCTGTCCCCATCTTCGTGGTGGGTGTGGACAGGTTGCTTGACAGGCCCTGAGGCATCTCTCCCCACGGCAGCTTGCTGGGCTCCATGTTCCCTATGCCCCGTGTGATCTATGCCATGGCGGATGATGGGCTGCTCTTCAAGTTCCTCTCCAACATTAACAGCCGCACAAAAACCCCCCTGTCAGCCACCATTGCTTCGGGGCTTCTTGCAGGTAAGGCTCCTAGCTGCCACCTGACATTCAGTCTGGAGCCACGTTGATTCTGCGTGTCCTTCTTGCAGCCATGATGGCCTTCCTGCTTGACCTGAAGGACCTGGTGGATCTCATGTCAATCGGCACACTGCTGGCCTACTCCCTGGTGGCAGTGTGTGTGCTTATCCTTCGGTGAGTCCCTCCTTTTGCATGGCAGTGCCCAGGGTGAATGTACTTGCTATGAGCCTGAGGGCTGTGGCCACAGCTTTTTCCTAGAGAGGCGCAGCCTGGAGAGGCATCAAACCCTGAAGATGCTGCTCACAACAGCCTGCATGACATCTCTGGGCACACTGGTGGGATGGCTGTTGCAGGGTCACTGTCAGAGCAACACGTGGGGCTGGAGGAGTGGGAGGAGTATGAGGGTGTTGCCCACTGTCCCCCTATCTGGGAAGTTTGTTAGACTCCACTGCAGCTTGTCTCATATTCTCAGGTACCAGTTTGGACAGCTGAACTCCCCAAAGGCCATGGAAATGCTGGAGCTGtatggaaaggaggaggagacgATGATCATTAACCCAGCCAGTGCCCAGCAGAAAGAGGTGCTGTCTCTGGTGACTCTCTTCAACCCATCTGTGCACACACCCACCACGCTCTCGGGACGCATTGTCTACATCTGCGTCTCAGTCATTGGTGAGTGAGCAGGAACTGGCTACTGAtgtctcctcctgcctgggtCTGGAGGATTTTCAGATGTCACTACACAGCTGGGAAGGAATGGCAGGCATGCTGGGTGGAGGAAGGGGTTCAGCAGCACAAAACTACCACGTGCTGTAGGCGCTGGACCTACCCTGCCTTGAGCAGGGTGCCAAGTACAGGGCATGGCTGGGCTTTCAGATGCACGAGGGCTGACGGAGGATGTGGCAGGTGGATACTGAACCAGGCATGTACAGGTGGTCATGGGAGCTCCCTGTGACAAGCCTGGGCCACGCTGGTCATCCAGCAAGGGTGTACCTCAGCACCCTGAGAGCACTCAGGCTCCACCAGTGAGGTTTGATCCATCCATCAATAGCTTCATTGTGCAGACAGAATGGGGCAGCTCAGCCAGGTCTGGGTAAGCATCAGAACTAGGTTTGAGCCCAGCTGAGTGCAGCCTCTCATTGGCTTGCAAGGCTGGCAGGTTCCCTCTGTAAAGCACTTTCCTGAGGCTTTGAGGCGGATGTTGGAGACAGCATGTGCTGGACCCATACCTGACCTGACCTGACCTGAGTGAGTGCCTCGGCCCAGCAGTTCACAAGCCTTAATGTCACAAAGAGGCCACATGCTGCACAGCCCCCTCACTGCTCACTTTCTTGCAGCCACACTGATCACAGTCATCTGCGTGGTCCTGACCCTCGAGGTGACTGCACTGAAAGATGCCAGCGTGGGCTGGATTGTGGCCCTGGTCCTGCTCCTTGTGGCTCTGCTCATTCCCACCATCATCATTTGGAGGCAGCCACAGAGCAATGCGAAGCTGAACTTCAAAGTGagtgcagcccccagcagctcagactACACCCATGTGGATCCCTAGTAGTGTCTGGGCCATTGCAGAGTCTGCCAGGACTTGCTGCTGGGCAGTCACCATCCAAAAAAGCCCAGGGTCCTGAGACATGGCTCTCCAAGGTGCAGTCTCCATCACAGGAGTGACCAGGTGCTCTCTGGGCTATGGCAGGGGTGGGATCTCTCTGTGGCCAGAAGCATCCTTGAATCTGGCCAGGTCCCTCAAGGCACAGCTGACACTGCACCTCTTGTCCCTCACAGGTACCTTTCCTCCCACTCCTTCCCATCTTCAGCATCTTCATTAATGTTCTGCTCATGGTACAGCTCAGTGCTGGCACTTGGGTGCGTTTTGCCATCTGGATGGCTGTGGGTACGTGTTCTGCAGAGGGGAGCGCAGTGCCTGCAGGGTCTTCTCTTGGGGGCTGTTACCCCAGCAGCCCACCATTGTGCATTTCATTGTGGAAACTGTTCTGCAGGTTTCATAATTTACTTTGGCTACGGGATTCGGAACAGCGTGGAAGGGAGAAACATGGAGGAGCCTTGTGCAACAGTAGAAAAGCCTCTGCACCACCCTGGACCAGACctcagccctggagctgctgtagTCTGAGGGACGAGGCTCCAGCACTCCATGGACCTCTGCCAGCATTCCTACTCAGGGGACAAAATCATGATTCACACGATACATCCAACCTGCCTCCCACAGGGAGTGAGTCCCAGAGTCAGGACCATGGAGCTGGGTCTCGTGCTGCCCTTTCCCCTCACAAAGCAGAGGTCAGGGAGACAAATCCCTGGGTTGGGTGGGAGTGCTGGCTCATCCTCCCAATGCCTTTGAGGGGCAATGATACTGGCATTGCCCTCCCACCATGGAAACTGCTgtcagaaatgctgcttttcctgagcATGGGAAGCCCCACATGATGGTCCAGTTGTATTTGTTCTGTCTGTCCATGTAGCTGTGGTCACCATCACATCTCTCTGCTTTCTAAGTGCTGGGTGTGTACGTGATAGCCATGGCTGTGAGTTGTGTGATGATGCTTGAGCAGCTCAGTCTGGTGCCATCAGCAGTCTGGTGTTGCAGGTTAAGTCTCTTGGTGCATCCTACTCTGATCCCCGTGCTACCCCAGCCATGCTGCTTGCTGTGAGCTTGGGTGTCTGTGAAGATGTTCACAGTGGATCTGTACCAATGTCCAACAGTGGATGCCTTTGTATTACTGGTGTTTTGATGTTGACTTTTATAcctattaaattaaaattaaagactTCTGAAGGGCAAAGTTTAACATGTTAACTAGCCTGATTGCCAGAATCCCTTGGGAATCAGTCCTGAAGGGTATAGGAGTGGAGGCTCTTCAAGAATGAAGCCTTGAAGGCACAGGAGCAGGCCATCCCTTTGTCCTGTAAGGCAAGCCAGAGGCATAGAAAACTATCCTGGCTGAACAAGGAGCTTTGGTTGGCActcagagattaaaaaatattttatggtcTTCGAAGAAAGGGGCAGTGCTCACAACTTCTACAAAAATGCTGTGAGGCTATGCAGGGTGAGAATCAGAAGGGCCAAAGCCTAGCTAGAAATTAATCTGGCCTCTGTGGTGAAAGACAGCAAGAGAAGTTTCTATAAATATCTTAACAACCAAAGACCAACCAAGGAGACCCTCCATCCCCTGTTGGATGACAAAGGATGAGCATGGGTCGTGAAGGGTAGGTCCTTCAATGGATAAAAAACTGGTTGGATGGCCAGgtccaaagagttgtggtcaatggagttaaatccagctggtggctgtcacaagtggtgtcccccccagggctcagtgctggggctgctgctgtttaacatctttatctGTGGTTTGGATGAGGAGATaagagtgcaccctcagtatgtttgcagatgacactgaaCTTGGTGAAGTGTCAAATCTGGCTGTgggtagggaggctctgcagagggatctggacaggcttgatcgatgggccaaggccaatagtatgagtttcaacaaggccaaataTTGGGCAACGAGGCTGAataggggtctggagaacagatcttatgaggagaggctgaaggagctggggctgttcagcctggagaagaggaggttgacGGGAGATGTTATTGCCCTCTACATTTACATGAAAAGAGGCTGTAGTGAGGCAGGTATTGGCCTTTTCTTCCTAGTTATgagcaacaggacaagaggttaTGGGTACAAGTTGCACCACGGGAGATTCTGATTAGATATAGGGAAAATTTTCTCACCAAAAGAGTAttgaagcattggaacagatTGCCaagggaggtggtagagtcaatgtccctggaggtattaaagaaatgggtagatgtggcactttggaggatgatttagtggttaaggtaGTTTAGGAAGGTGCTTAGACTTGGTGATCCTGAAGGTCCTTTCTAACCATAatgattctgattctatgattctaaatgaAATGGGATTTTGTGCTTGGCTGTGTTGGTCCTACTGCATCTTGTGTTAATGCTCTGTGGTCACGGAGTCCCAGGCAGGACCCCACATACTATTGGGCTGGATGCCAGGCTGgtgccagcacagagcagggctgggccaCAGCTGGCTGCTCTGGTCAACTCCCTGCCTGAAATATGGTGGCTGGAGTCATTTGCACTCTTACCGTCTAGGAACCATAGAGCACTGCTCCAGACCAGCTCAATCTAGCACTGCTGGTAACTGTGAGCAGGACACCAGCTTGTATTGTCCCCACCCTGCAGTCCCTGTAATGGGTGGGAGTGTGTCACCACACCCCGGGGCAGTGGCTGCCATAAagaccttaaaaatattttctgaaggcTCCAGCAACAGCCTGCAGAGGAAGCATGGCCAAGAGCTAAGTTATATCCATGTGaaaa
The Heliangelus exortis chromosome 14, bHelExo1.hap1, whole genome shotgun sequence DNA segment above includes these coding regions:
- the SLC7A3 gene encoding cationic amino acid transporter 3 isoform X1 yields the protein MFGGKITGIGKKLIRRRMVDLSSEDTRFARCLSTLDLIALGVGSTLGAGVYVLAGEVAKEMAGPSIVLCFLVAALSSVLAGLCYAEFGARVPKTGSAYLYSYVTVGEIWAFITGWNLILSYVIGTASVARAWSAAFDNIIGNQISTFFKNKTTVHLPGVLAERPDFFALILIGLLTALLAFGVSESAIVNKIFTAVNLVVLIFVIIAGFVKGDIKNWQLSEEDYMNCSDQDLLDGTRKTSFGSGGFVPFGLEGILTGAATCFYAFVGFDCIATTGEEARNPQRSIPIGIIVSLLICFMAYFGVSAALTLMVPYFLLNKESPLPEAFKAVGWEPARYAVAVGSLCALSTSLLGSMFPMPRVIYAMADDGLLFKFLSNINSRTKTPLSATIASGLLAAMMAFLLDLKDLVDLMSIGTLLAYSLVAVCVLILRYQFGQLNSPKAMEMLELYGKEEETMIINPASAQQKEVLSLVTLFNPSVHTPTTLSGRIVYICVSVIATLITVICVVLTLEVTALKDASVGWIVALVLLLVALLIPTIIIWRQPQSNAKLNFKVPFLPLLPIFSIFINVLLMVQLSAGTWVRFAIWMAVGFIIYFGYGIRNSVEGRNMEEPCATVEKPLHHPGPDLSPGAAVV
- the SLC7A3 gene encoding cationic amino acid transporter 3 isoform X2 encodes the protein MFGGKITGIGKKLIRRRMVDLSSEDTRFARCLSTLDLIALGVGSTLGAGVYVLAGEVAKEMAGPSIVLCFLVAALSSVLAGLCYAEFGARVPKTGSAYLYSYVTVGEIWAFITGWNLILSYVIGTASVARAWSAAFDNIIGNQISTFFKNKTTVHLPGVLAERPDFFALILIGLLTALLAFGVSESAIVNKIFTAVNLVVLIFVIIAGFVKGDIKNWQLSEEDYMNCSDQDLLDGTRKTSFGSGGFVPFGLEGILTGAATCFYAFVGFDCIATTGEEARNPQRSIPIGIIVSLLICFMAYFGVSAALTLMVPYFLLNKESPLPEAFKAVGWEPARYAVAVGSLCALSTRYQFGQLNSPKAMEMLELYGKEEETMIINPASAQQKEVLSLVTLFNPSVHTPTTLSGRIVYICVSVIATLITVICVVLTLEVTALKDASVGWIVALVLLLVALLIPTIIIWRQPQSNAKLNFKVPFLPLLPIFSIFINVLLMVQLSAGTWVRFAIWMAVGFIIYFGYGIRNSVEGRNMEEPCATVEKPLHHPGPDLSPGAAVV